The Methanomassiliicoccales archaeon nucleotide sequence GACTAGTAAACCGAGAACGAGGTAAGATGAGAGGGTCTCTGCCCTGTTCAAGGTCATGGCACAGGGAACATATCAAAAGTATATTAAAAAACGAATCGATTCAAAAATTAAAAGGGATTTTGAAAGAATTTAAATCGTAGCAGTGTAGCTTAGGACTCTGGCTTGGGAAAAATACTAATATCACGTGGTTATTGGAAAAAGCGCTGAAGCGACAACTGAGAACCTGCAACGCTTATATATGAATAGCGTAATAGGCCCTCGCTTCCCATTGAAAGGTGAATATATGGCACGCGGTCTATATACGGCCAGAAAGCTCAGAAAGGACCGGCAGAAGTTCCGGTGGAGCGACAGCTCTTATAAAAGGAGAGTCCTCCGGCTAAAGGAGAAGTCCGACCCTTTGGAGGGTGCGGCCCAAGCCAGAGGCATAGTGTTGGAGAAGGTGGGAATTGAGGCCAAGCAGCCCAACTCCGCCATTCGCAAATGTGTCAAGATACAGCTCATCAAGAATGGTCGTCAGATCACAGCTTTTGCCGTGGGGGATGGGGCTATTAACTTCATTGACGAGCATGACGAGGTATTGGTAGAGGGGATTGGGGGCAGACTTGGCCGTTCTTATGGTGACATCCCCGGAGTGAGATACAAGGTCATCCAGGTCAATAACGTCTCTCTTAATGAGCTGGTAAGGGGAAGGAAGGAGAAGCCGGTGAGGTGAAAATCATGGAAGGAAATCCTGAGGCTTCAATGTCATCCCCTCTTGGTCCTAAGCAGGAACTTCTGCTCTTTGGGAAGTATGGGACGAAGGAAGTAGTGGTGCGTGATGGGGGATTGGCCAAATACATAAATTTGGACCCGACCCTGGTTCCACACACTGATGGGCGGCATTCTGGAAGGTGGTTCGGAAAGGCCAGACTCAACATCGTGGAAAGATTGATCAACAATATGATGCGCACCGAGGTCTTCACTGGCAAAAAGATGAAGGCCTATAGAACTGTCCAGAAGGCGTTTGAAGTTGTAGAGAAGAAGACGAGCAAGAATCCCATTCAAGTATTGGTCGAGGCCTTGGAGAATGCTGCTCCTCGTGAAGAAATAACTAGGTTGCAGTTCGGGGGCATCTCTGTGCCCAAGGCTGTGGATGTTGCGCCATCGCGCCGTCTTGATATTGCCCTGAGGAATATCTGCAAGGGGGCCATCCAAGCCAGTTTCAAGAATACTAAGCCAATACACGAATGCCTGGCGGACGAATTGATTCTTGCTTCCAAGAATGACATGAATTCTTTCGCGGTGTCGAAGAAAGAAGAGGTGGAAAGGGTAGCGGCTTCGGCACGCTGATGCTGCCTGAATTTTAAGGTGATAAGATGGGACGTAAAGAGGATAACATCAAGAAAGCCCAGTCTATCATGCGCGATCCTAGGCTAATACGCAATATCGGTACTGCTGCTCATATTGACCATGGAAAGACCACTCTTTCTGACAATCTCATAGCCGGCGCGGGAATGATGTCCGAGGACCTCGCTGGAAAACAATTAATGCTGGATTTCGATGAGCAGGAGCAGGCCCGTGGCATCACCATCAACGCCGCTAACGCTTCGATGGTGCACAAATACGAAGGGCAGGAGTATCTCATTAACCTCATAGATACGCCTGGCCACGTAGATTTCGGTGGTGACGTCACAAGAGCTATGAGGGCCCTTGATGGCGTGATCATCTTGGTATGCGCTGTGGAAGGCATAATGCCTCAGACCGAGACGGTTATTAGACAAGCATTGAAAGAGAGGGTAAGGCCAGTATTATTCATAAATAAGGTCGATCGACTCATCAACGAGCTAAAAGTTACTCCCGAACAGATGCAACAGCGCTTTGTTCAGATAGTCACGGAGGTGAACCGCCGCATAGCGCAACAGCTGCCGGAGCCATTGAATAAGAAGTGGCAGGTCTCCGTCCAGGAGGGTACGGTTGCCCTGGGCTCCGCCTTCAACAACTGGGCTATCTCCGCGCCTTACATGAAGAAGTCCGGCATAAGCATGAAAGACGTCTATAATTATTGTAACAACGGGGACCAGAAGACCCTGGCCAAGAAGAGCCCCGTCCATGAGGTTCTTCTGGATATGGTTATCAAACATGTCCCCAACCCCATGGAGGCGCAGAAAATCCGTATACCGGTAATTTGGAAAGGGGACTTGAATAGCGAGGTGGGGAAGGCCATGCTGAATTGCGACCCCAACGGCCCCACCACCTTCATGGTCACCAAGATTATCATGGATCCTCATGCCGGGGAGGTCGCGGTGGGGA carries:
- a CDS encoding 30S ribosomal protein S12; translated protein: MARGLYTARKLRKDRQKFRWSDSSYKRRVLRLKEKSDPLEGAAQARGIVLEKVGIEAKQPNSAIRKCVKIQLIKNGRQITAFAVGDGAINFIDEHDEVLVEGIGGRLGRSYGDIPGVRYKVIQVNNVSLNELVRGRKEKPVR
- a CDS encoding 30S ribosomal protein S7; this encodes MEGNPEASMSSPLGPKQELLLFGKYGTKEVVVRDGGLAKYINLDPTLVPHTDGRHSGRWFGKARLNIVERLINNMMRTEVFTGKKMKAYRTVQKAFEVVEKKTSKNPIQVLVEALENAAPREEITRLQFGGISVPKAVDVAPSRRLDIALRNICKGAIQASFKNTKPIHECLADELILASKNDMNSFAVSKKEEVERVAASAR